A single genomic interval of Coregonus clupeaformis isolate EN_2021a chromosome 36, ASM2061545v1, whole genome shotgun sequence harbors:
- the ahsa1a gene encoding activator of 90 kDa heat shock protein ATPase homolog 1a isoform X1, whose translation MPVSTFTTLTRAMKIWTRLPIRGKEPMSVPESDHLSIRTERDVTGWSTDKLKELLLGLRVEGLEGSCEVTDVPTLDGEASINNRKGKLIYFYEWNVKATWTGTTKTGIKYKGNIEVPNLSDENDMDDLDISVSLCKDEPNTTLTELMKKEGAKKVRAALGSYVDHLKSEFTQGMILPTANGVASKPQPAQTQTKVKVDKTQIGSSVSTPSPSTGVKIPTCKFSLKETFLTSPDELYRTFINQDMVQAFTHTAAVVDGDKGGKFQLLEGSVNGEFMELVPDEKIVMKWRFKTWPCEHYATITLNMKDRGNETELKVECKGVPTGEEDRTKEGWKRYYFEAIKQTFGFGARLY comes from the exons ATGCCTGTCTCAACCTTCACGACACTCACCAGAGCCATGaagatctggacgagactgccaattcgaggcaaag AACCAATGAGTGTGCCTGAGTCTGATCACCTCTCAATTAG GACCGAACGTGATGTGACAGGCTGGTCGACAGACAAGCTGAAGGAGCTCCTATTGGGGTTGCGTGTGGAGGGCCTAGAGGGGAGCTGCGAGGTCACTGACGTCCCCACGCTGGACGGTGAGGCGTCCATCAACAACCGCAAGGGGAAGCTCATCTACTTCTACGAGTGGAACGTCAAGGCGACGTGGACTG GAACTACAAAAACCGGAATCAAGTACAAAGGGAATATCGAAGTTCCCAACCTATCCGATGAAAATGACATGGACGACCTAGAT ATCAGTGTGTCACTTTGTAAGGACGAGCCCAACACAACCCTCACCGAACTCATGAAGAAGGAGGGAGCAAAGAAAGTGCGAGCTGCCCTGGGGAGCTATGTGGACCACCTCAAATCCG AGTTCACTCAGGGCATGATCCTCCCAACGGCGAATGGGGTGGCGAGCAAACCACAGCCGGCGCAGACTCAGACAAAGGTCAAAGTGGACAAAACCCAG ATTGGCTCCTCTGTATCGACCCCCTCTCCTAGCACAGGGGTCAAGATCCCCACCTGCAAGTTTAGTCTCAAGGAGACCTTCCTCACCTCACCTGACGAGCTGTACAGAACCTTCATCAACCAGGAT ATGGTCCAGGCGTTCACCCATACTGCAGCTGTGGTCGACGGAGACAAAGGAGGGAAGTTTCAGCTGCTAGAGGGGAGCGTCAACGGAGAGTTTATGGAGCTG GTCCCAGATGAAAAGATTGTTATGAAATGGAGGTTCAAGACTTGGCCGTGTG AGCACTATGCGACTATTACCCTGAACATGAAGGATCGAGGCAACGAGACTGAGCTGAAGGTGGAATGTAAAGGAGTCCCGacgggagaggaggataggacgAAGGAGGGTTGGAAGAGATACTACTTTGAAGCCATCAAACAGACTTTTGGATTCGGGGCCCGACTCTACTGA
- the ahsa1a gene encoding activator of 90 kDa heat shock protein ATPase homolog 1a isoform X2 → MAKWGEGDPRWIVEERADATNVNNWHWTERDVTGWSTDKLKELLLGLRVEGLEGSCEVTDVPTLDGEASINNRKGKLIYFYEWNVKATWTGTTKTGIKYKGNIEVPNLSDENDMDDLDISVSLCKDEPNTTLTELMKKEGAKKVRAALGSYVDHLKSEFTQGMILPTANGVASKPQPAQTQTKVKVDKTQIGSSVSTPSPSTGVKIPTCKFSLKETFLTSPDELYRTFINQDMVQAFTHTAAVVDGDKGGKFQLLEGSVNGEFMELVPDEKIVMKWRFKTWPCEHYATITLNMKDRGNETELKVECKGVPTGEEDRTKEGWKRYYFEAIKQTFGFGARLY, encoded by the exons ATGGCGAAATGGGGAGAAGGGGATCCACGCTGGATCGTGGAGGAGAGAGCCGATGCAACAAACGTCAATAACTGGCATTG GACCGAACGTGATGTGACAGGCTGGTCGACAGACAAGCTGAAGGAGCTCCTATTGGGGTTGCGTGTGGAGGGCCTAGAGGGGAGCTGCGAGGTCACTGACGTCCCCACGCTGGACGGTGAGGCGTCCATCAACAACCGCAAGGGGAAGCTCATCTACTTCTACGAGTGGAACGTCAAGGCGACGTGGACTG GAACTACAAAAACCGGAATCAAGTACAAAGGGAATATCGAAGTTCCCAACCTATCCGATGAAAATGACATGGACGACCTAGAT ATCAGTGTGTCACTTTGTAAGGACGAGCCCAACACAACCCTCACCGAACTCATGAAGAAGGAGGGAGCAAAGAAAGTGCGAGCTGCCCTGGGGAGCTATGTGGACCACCTCAAATCCG AGTTCACTCAGGGCATGATCCTCCCAACGGCGAATGGGGTGGCGAGCAAACCACAGCCGGCGCAGACTCAGACAAAGGTCAAAGTGGACAAAACCCAG ATTGGCTCCTCTGTATCGACCCCCTCTCCTAGCACAGGGGTCAAGATCCCCACCTGCAAGTTTAGTCTCAAGGAGACCTTCCTCACCTCACCTGACGAGCTGTACAGAACCTTCATCAACCAGGAT ATGGTCCAGGCGTTCACCCATACTGCAGCTGTGGTCGACGGAGACAAAGGAGGGAAGTTTCAGCTGCTAGAGGGGAGCGTCAACGGAGAGTTTATGGAGCTG GTCCCAGATGAAAAGATTGTTATGAAATGGAGGTTCAAGACTTGGCCGTGTG AGCACTATGCGACTATTACCCTGAACATGAAGGATCGAGGCAACGAGACTGAGCTGAAGGTGGAATGTAAAGGAGTCCCGacgggagaggaggataggacgAAGGAGGGTTGGAAGAGATACTACTTTGAAGCCATCAAACAGACTTTTGGATTCGGGGCCCGACTCTACTGA